In Kitasatospora sp. NA04385, a single genomic region encodes these proteins:
- a CDS encoding STM4013/SEN3800 family hydrolase → MNEVVGSHDLLLVTLDTLRFDVAAELLAAGRLPNLAKVLPPAGWERRHSPGSFTYAAHQAILAGFLPTPASPDGPHPRLFAARFAGSETTESRTWVFDAPDLPTGLAQAGYRTVCIGGVGFFNKQGPLGSVLPGLFQESHWAPELGVPSPTSFESQVAVAERVAAEQPAGQPLFLFVNVSALHQPNWFHLPGATRADGDSRETHAAALEYVDAHVGRLFAAMSARRPCFAIVCSDHGTAYGEDGYTGHRIGHEVVWTVPYAHFTLPATPQEPR, encoded by the coding sequence ATGAACGAGGTCGTCGGCTCGCACGACCTGCTGCTGGTCACCCTCGACACGCTGCGCTTCGACGTCGCGGCCGAGCTGCTCGCGGCCGGGCGCCTGCCCAACCTCGCGAAGGTCCTCCCGCCCGCCGGCTGGGAGCGGCGGCACTCGCCGGGGAGCTTCACGTACGCCGCGCACCAGGCGATCCTGGCCGGGTTCCTGCCGACGCCGGCCTCGCCGGACGGGCCGCATCCGCGGCTGTTCGCGGCGCGGTTCGCGGGTTCGGAGACCACCGAGTCGCGGACCTGGGTGTTCGACGCGCCGGACCTGCCGACGGGGCTGGCGCAGGCCGGGTACCGGACGGTGTGCATCGGCGGGGTGGGGTTCTTCAACAAGCAGGGGCCGCTCGGTTCGGTGCTGCCGGGCCTGTTCCAGGAGAGCCACTGGGCGCCGGAGCTGGGCGTGCCGTCGCCGACCTCCTTCGAGTCCCAGGTGGCGGTGGCCGAGCGGGTGGCGGCCGAACAGCCCGCCGGGCAGCCGCTGTTCCTGTTCGTCAACGTCTCGGCGCTGCACCAGCCGAACTGGTTCCACCTGCCGGGCGCGACCCGCGCGGACGGGGACAGCCGGGAGACGCACGCCGCCGCGCTGGAGTACGTGGACGCGCACGTCGGGCGGCTGTTCGCGGCGATGAGCGCCCGCCGCCCGTGCTTCGCGATCGTCTGCTCCGACCACGGCACCGCGTACGGCGAGGACGGCTACACCGGCCACCGGATCGGCCACGAGGTGGTCTGGACCGTCCCGTACGCGCACTTCACCCTTCCCGCCACGCCGCAGGAGCCCCGATGA
- a CDS encoding STM4015 family protein, with the protein MTINEHAKEFHGLPVTDFRTAQEKGEFPAPGATAWRVGLDWDDEEGFAELWQKFLDTVDPAQVTALVLGRWFPEEPESLSEALPLILAAADRMPALRALFLGDITFEECEISWIQMCDVTPVFEAFPQLEELVVRGASEDYEDTARLGLKPVRHERLKALRFEAGGLPAAIVRAVGACDFPALEKLELWLGVANYGGDWTTEDLAPFLSGAKLPALTYLGLQNAETQDRIAALVAQAPVVPRLTGLSLSMGALTDEGAAALLEGQPLTHLKTLDLHHHYLTEAMQQRLRDALPGVGIDLSGAEDPGDNWRYVAISE; encoded by the coding sequence ATGACCATCAACGAGCACGCCAAGGAGTTCCACGGCCTGCCGGTCACCGACTTCCGGACCGCCCAGGAGAAGGGGGAGTTCCCGGCTCCGGGCGCCACCGCCTGGCGGGTCGGCCTGGACTGGGACGACGAGGAGGGCTTCGCCGAGCTGTGGCAGAAGTTCCTGGACACCGTCGACCCGGCGCAGGTCACCGCGCTGGTGCTCGGCCGCTGGTTCCCGGAGGAGCCGGAGTCGCTGTCCGAGGCGCTGCCGCTGATCCTGGCCGCCGCCGACCGGATGCCCGCGCTGCGCGCGCTCTTCCTCGGCGACATCACCTTCGAGGAGTGCGAGATCTCCTGGATCCAGATGTGCGACGTCACGCCGGTGTTCGAGGCGTTCCCGCAGCTGGAGGAGCTGGTGGTGCGCGGGGCCAGCGAGGACTACGAGGACACCGCGCGGCTCGGCCTCAAGCCGGTGCGGCACGAGAGGCTGAAGGCGCTGCGGTTCGAGGCCGGCGGCCTGCCCGCCGCGATCGTCCGCGCGGTCGGCGCCTGCGACTTCCCGGCGCTGGAGAAGCTGGAGCTGTGGCTCGGCGTCGCCAACTACGGCGGCGACTGGACGACGGAGGACCTCGCCCCGTTCCTGTCCGGCGCCAAGCTGCCCGCGCTGACGTACCTGGGCCTGCAGAACGCCGAGACCCAGGACCGGATCGCCGCGCTGGTCGCCCAGGCCCCGGTGGTGCCCCGGCTGACCGGCCTGTCGCTGTCGATGGGCGCCCTCACCGACGAGGGCGCGGCGGCGCTGCTGGAGGGCCAGCCGCTCACCCACCTGAAGACCCTGGACCTGCACCACCACTACCTCACCGAGGCCATGCAGCAGCGCCTGCGCGACGCCCTGCCCGGCGTCGGGATCGACCTCTCCGGGGCCGAGGACCCGGGCGACAACTGGCGCTACGTCGCCATCTCCGAGTAG